The following coding sequences are from one Ornithorhynchus anatinus isolate Pmale09 chromosome 18, mOrnAna1.pri.v4, whole genome shotgun sequence window:
- the ZBTB21 gene encoding zinc finger and BTB domain-containing protein 21 isoform X1, which translates to MEGLLHYINPAHAISLLSALNEERLKGQLCDVLLIVGDQKFRAHKNVLAASSEYFQTLFTNKENETQSVFQLDFCEPDAFDNVLNYIYSSSLFVEKNSLAAVQELGYSLGISFLTNIVSKTPQAPFPTCPSKKIAFQEEDEGSSQKRSVIVCQSRNEAQGKSVNQAQHDLSHTLKLPPCIAVKTNASRSHVTKPSEPLHTTAVGERRWSKEGSVSYGSLPDPPASLEDPNRSGLGKRNAALPLKPLQDRETADEKPGGSGQLPRGKPVELSSKRSRPPVLTLRGSAEAPYVLREVGKGNDQGENRNLLYYSKLGLVIPSSGSGPGSQSIDRSGPLVKSLLRRSLSMDSQVPVYSPSADLKSAPGSSLGTSDSPGNPFSAASHKLLAKDPAEKTAPDDKVQVVHPHRLRSFSASQSTDREGASPVTEVRIKTEPSSPLPDPSEIIRVTVGDASSSANKDCSFKTEDDHRDISRLPAKRRFQADRRLPLKKLKVNEQGSPGSEDNFEEGSSPSHLDADFPDSDVSKDEYSELEETRPNKKFKCKHCLKIFRSTAGLHRHVNMYHNPEKPYACDICHKRFHTNFKVWTHCQTQHGIVKNPSPASSSHAILDEKFQRKLIDIVREREIKKALIIKLRRGKQGFQGQSTSQAQQVIKRNLRSRTKGAYICTYCGKAYRFLSQFKQHIKMHPGEKPIAVNKVAKQKEHVRLENPVESKEVYQCRLCSAKLSSLVEQGNHERLCRNATVCPYCSLRFFSPELKHEHESKCEYKKLTCLECMRTFKSSFSIWRHQVEVHNQNTMSAAENFPLPVLDHNGEVPTASRLQSQSEPNKINHLATPKEDGVFSDSSEQINFDSEDSSCLPEDLSISKQFKIQIKEEPADDMEDDGAETSAAPKEAAPSKDSGLWPCEKCGKMFTVHKQLERHQELLCSVKPFICHVCNKAFRTNFRLWSHFQSHMSQATEDPGQKEPEVCPPANSPSPPPLPPPPPLPKIQPLEPDSPTGMTEGPTTTEKLFVPQESDTLFYHAPPLSAITFKRQYMCKLCHRTFKTAFSLWSHEQTHN; encoded by the coding sequence ATGGAGGGACTTCTGCACTATATAAACCCAGCACATGCCATTTCTCTCTTAAGTGCACTAAATGAGGAACGTCTCAAAGGACAACTGTGTGATGTTCTTCTAATAGTGGGAGATCAAAAATTTCGAGCTCATAAAAATGTCTTGGCTGCCAGCAGTGAATACTTTCAGACTTTATTCACAAACAAGGAGAATGAAACCCAGTCAGTGTTTCAGCTTGACTTCTGTGAACCAGATGCATTTGACAATGTGTTAAATTACATTTATTCTTCATCTTTATTTGTTGAGAAAAACAGTCTTGCTGCTGTACAAGAACTGGGTTACAGCCTAGGTATTTCCTTTCTTACTAACATTGTTTCCAAGACACCTCAAGCCCCTTTTCCAACCTGCCCTAGtaaaaaaatagcatttcaaGAAGAGGATGAAGGCAGCTCTCAGAAGAGAAGTGTCATTGTTTGTCAGAGCAGAAATGAAGCACAAGGGAAGAGTGTCAATCAAGCCCAACATGACCTAAGCCATACCTTAAAGCTTCCACCCTGCATTGCCGTCAAGACTAATGCTAGCAGATCCCACGTGACCAAACCCAGCGAGCCACTTCACACTACGGCAGTCGGCGAAAGAAGGTGGTCAAAGGAAGGTTCTGTCAGCTACGGCAGCCTTCCCGACCCTCCTGCGTCCCTGGAAGATCCGAACCGAAGTGGGTTGGGGAAGAGAAATGCAGCCTTGCCTTTGAAGCCTCTACAGGACAGAGAAACTGCAGATGAAAAACCAGGTGGAAGTGGCCAGCTCCCCAGAGGGAAACCTGTGGAgctgtcctccaagaggtcccgGCCACCGGTTTTGACTCTCCGTGGCTCGGCCGAGGCCCCATATGTGCTGCGAGAAGTGGGCAAAGGGAACGATCAAGGAGAAAACAGAAACTTGTTGTACTACTCCAAATTAGGACTGGTGATCCCATCTAGTGGGTCTGGTCCTGGAAGCCAAAGTATCGACCGGAGTGGGCCACTTGTCAAAAGCCTCCTCCGAAGGTCATTGTCGATGGACAGCCAGGTCCCTGTGTATTCACCTTCAGCCGATTTGAAGTCGGCGCCAGGCTCGTCTTTGGGGACAAGCGACTCACCGGGGAACCCATTTAGCGCGGCATCCCACAAGCTGTTGGCCAAAGATCCTGCAGAGAAAACCGCCCCCGATGACAAGGTCCAGGTGGTCCACCCCCATCGCCTTAGGTCCTTCAGTGCCTCTCAGTCGACAGACAGGGAGGGAGCATCTCCCGTTACCGAGGTCCGAATAAAAACCGAGCCGAGCAGCCCGCTCCCTGATCCTTCTGAAATCATCAGAGTCACGGTGGGAGATGCTTCGTCGTCAGCCAATAAAGACTGTTCTTTTAAAACAGAAGACGATCACAGGGATATCAGTAGACTTCCAGCCAAAAGGCGCTTTCAAGCAGACAGGAGGTTACCGTTAAAAAAACTGAAGGTGAACGAGCAGGGTTCTCCCGGATCGGAGGATAATTTCGAAGAAGGATCCAGCCCCTCTCACCTCGATGCCGACTTCCCAGATTCTGACGTCAGTAAAGATGAGTACAGTGAGTTGGAAGAAACCAGGCCAAACAAGAAATTTAAATGCAAACATTGCCTTAAGATTTTCAGATCCACCGCCGGTCTTCACCGTCACGTCAACATGTACCACAATCCAGAGAAGCCCTACGCGTGTGATATTTGCCACAAGAGATTTCACACAAACTTCAAGGTGTGGACCCATTGCCAGACACAACATGGGATTGTGAAGAATCCATCACCAGCCTCCAGCTCACACGCGATCTTGGATGAGAAATTCCAAAGAAAACTGATTGATATCGTGAGAGAGCGAGAGATCAAAAAAGCTCTGATCATAAAGCTAAGGCGGGGCAAGCAAGGCTTTCAGGGACAGTCCACTTCACAAGCACAGCAAGTCATCAAAAGGAACTTGAGATCCAGAACCAAAGGAGCCTACATTTGTACTTATTGTGGGAAAGCTTATCGTTTCCTCTCCCAGTTTAAACAGCACATAAAAATGCACCCTGGAGAAAAGCCAATCGCTGTAAATAAAGTGGCGAAGCAGAAAGAGCACGTCCGCCTTGAAAATCCAGTTGAAAGCAAGGAGGTTTACCAGTGCCGCCTCTGCAGCGCGAAGCTCTCCTCTCTCGTAGAACAGGGGAACCATGAGCGACTCTGCCGAAACGCAACCGTCTGTCCTTACTGTAGCCTTaggtttttttccccagagctgAAGCATGAACATGAAAGCAAGTGCGAGTACAAGAAGCTGACTTGCCTTGAGTGTATGCGTACTTTCAAATCTTCCTTTAGCATCTGGCGTCATCAGGTCGAAGTTCATAATCAGAACACCATGTCGGCCGCCGAAAATTTCCCCCTACCCGTCCTCGACCACAACGGTGAAGTCCCTACCGCTTCAAGGCTACAGTCCCAATCGGAGCCTAATAagatcaatcaccttgccaccccaAAAGAAGACGGGGTATTCAGCGATTCTTCGGAACAGATCAATTTTGATTCAGAGGATTCCTCGTGTCTCCCGGAAGACCTGAGCATCTCCAAGCAATTCAAAATTCAAATCAAAGAGGAACCCGCAGACGACATGGAGGACGACGGGGCCGAAACCAGCGCAGCGCCCAAGGAAGCTGCCCCCAGTAAGGACAGTGGGTTATGGCCCTGTGAAAAATGTGGAAAAATGTTTACCGTTCACAAGCAACTGGAGCGGCACCAAGAGCTCCTGTGCTCCGTGAAACCGTTCATCTGTCACGTGTGTAACAAAGCTTTTCGCACCAACTTTCGTCTCTGGAGCCATTTCCAGTCCCACATGTCTCAGGCTACGGAAGATCCTGGGCAGAAAGAACCCGAGGTGTGTCCCCCCGCTAATTCACCATCTCCGCcacctctgcctccacctccaccaTTGCCCAAAATTCAACCCCTGGAGCCTGACAGTCCCACCGGGATGACCGAGGGTCCAACTACTACTGAGAAATTATTCGTCCCCCAAGAGTCAGATACCCTCTTTTACCATGCTCCTCCCCTTTCGGCCATCACATTTAAAAGGCAGTATATGTGTAAACTTTGTCACAGGACATTCAAGACTGCATTTAGCCTTTGGAGTCACGAGCAGACGCACAATTGA
- the ZBTB21 gene encoding zinc finger and BTB domain-containing protein 21 isoform X2 has protein sequence MEGLLHYINPAHAISLLSALNEERLKGQLCDVLLIVGDQKFRAHKNVLAASSEYFQTLFTNKENETQSVFQLDFCEPDAFDNVLNYIYSSSLFVEKNSLAAVQELGYSLGISFLTNIVSKTPQAPFPTCPSKKIAFQEEDEGSSQKRSVIVCQSRNEAQGKSVNQAQHDLSHTLKLPPCIAVKTNASRSHVTKPSEPLHTTAVGERRWSKEGSVSYGSLPDPPASLEDPNRSGLGKRNAALPLKPLQDRETADEKPGGSGQLPRGKPVELSSKRSRPPVLTLRGSAEAPYVLREVGKGNDQGENRNLLYYSKLGLVIPSSGSGPGSQSIDRSGPLVKSLLRRSLSMDSQVPVYSPSADLKSAPGSSLGTSDSPGNPFSAASHKLLAKDPAEKTAPDDKVQVVHPHRLRSFSASQSTDREGASPVTEVRIKTEPSSPLPDPSEIIRVTVGDASSSANKDCSFKTEDDHRDISRLPAKRRFQADRRLPLKKLKVNEQGSPGSEDNFEEGSSPSHLDADFPDSDVSKDEYSELEETRPNKKFKCKHCLKIFRSTAGLHRHVNMYHNPEKPYACDICHKRFHTNFKVWTHCQTQHGIVKNPSPASSSHAILDEKFQRKLIDIVREREIKKALIIKLRRGKQGFQGQSTSQAQQVIKRNLRSRTKGAYICTYCGKAYRFLSQFKQHIKMHPGEKPIAVNKVAKQKEHVRLENPVESKEVYQCRLCSAKLSSLVEQGNHERLCRNATVCPYCSLRFFSPELKHEHESKCEYKKLTCLECMRTFKSSFSIWRHQVEVHNQNTMSAAENFPLPVLDHNGEVPTASRLQSQSEPNKINHLATPKEDGVFSDSSEQINFDSEDSSCLPEDLSISKQFKIQIKEEPADDMEDDGAETSAAPKEAAPSKDSGLWPCEKCGKMFTVHKQLERHQELLCSVKPFICHVCNKAFRTNFRLWSHFQSHMSQATEDPGQKEPEDIQDCI, from the exons ATGGAGGGACTTCTGCACTATATAAACCCAGCACATGCCATTTCTCTCTTAAGTGCACTAAATGAGGAACGTCTCAAAGGACAACTGTGTGATGTTCTTCTAATAGTGGGAGATCAAAAATTTCGAGCTCATAAAAATGTCTTGGCTGCCAGCAGTGAATACTTTCAGACTTTATTCACAAACAAGGAGAATGAAACCCAGTCAGTGTTTCAGCTTGACTTCTGTGAACCAGATGCATTTGACAATGTGTTAAATTACATTTATTCTTCATCTTTATTTGTTGAGAAAAACAGTCTTGCTGCTGTACAAGAACTGGGTTACAGCCTAGGTATTTCCTTTCTTACTAACATTGTTTCCAAGACACCTCAAGCCCCTTTTCCAACCTGCCCTAGtaaaaaaatagcatttcaaGAAGAGGATGAAGGCAGCTCTCAGAAGAGAAGTGTCATTGTTTGTCAGAGCAGAAATGAAGCACAAGGGAAGAGTGTCAATCAAGCCCAACATGACCTAAGCCATACCTTAAAGCTTCCACCCTGCATTGCCGTCAAGACTAATGCTAGCAGATCCCACGTGACCAAACCCAGCGAGCCACTTCACACTACGGCAGTCGGCGAAAGAAGGTGGTCAAAGGAAGGTTCTGTCAGCTACGGCAGCCTTCCCGACCCTCCTGCGTCCCTGGAAGATCCGAACCGAAGTGGGTTGGGGAAGAGAAATGCAGCCTTGCCTTTGAAGCCTCTACAGGACAGAGAAACTGCAGATGAAAAACCAGGTGGAAGTGGCCAGCTCCCCAGAGGGAAACCTGTGGAgctgtcctccaagaggtcccgGCCACCGGTTTTGACTCTCCGTGGCTCGGCCGAGGCCCCATATGTGCTGCGAGAAGTGGGCAAAGGGAACGATCAAGGAGAAAACAGAAACTTGTTGTACTACTCCAAATTAGGACTGGTGATCCCATCTAGTGGGTCTGGTCCTGGAAGCCAAAGTATCGACCGGAGTGGGCCACTTGTCAAAAGCCTCCTCCGAAGGTCATTGTCGATGGACAGCCAGGTCCCTGTGTATTCACCTTCAGCCGATTTGAAGTCGGCGCCAGGCTCGTCTTTGGGGACAAGCGACTCACCGGGGAACCCATTTAGCGCGGCATCCCACAAGCTGTTGGCCAAAGATCCTGCAGAGAAAACCGCCCCCGATGACAAGGTCCAGGTGGTCCACCCCCATCGCCTTAGGTCCTTCAGTGCCTCTCAGTCGACAGACAGGGAGGGAGCATCTCCCGTTACCGAGGTCCGAATAAAAACCGAGCCGAGCAGCCCGCTCCCTGATCCTTCTGAAATCATCAGAGTCACGGTGGGAGATGCTTCGTCGTCAGCCAATAAAGACTGTTCTTTTAAAACAGAAGACGATCACAGGGATATCAGTAGACTTCCAGCCAAAAGGCGCTTTCAAGCAGACAGGAGGTTACCGTTAAAAAAACTGAAGGTGAACGAGCAGGGTTCTCCCGGATCGGAGGATAATTTCGAAGAAGGATCCAGCCCCTCTCACCTCGATGCCGACTTCCCAGATTCTGACGTCAGTAAAGATGAGTACAGTGAGTTGGAAGAAACCAGGCCAAACAAGAAATTTAAATGCAAACATTGCCTTAAGATTTTCAGATCCACCGCCGGTCTTCACCGTCACGTCAACATGTACCACAATCCAGAGAAGCCCTACGCGTGTGATATTTGCCACAAGAGATTTCACACAAACTTCAAGGTGTGGACCCATTGCCAGACACAACATGGGATTGTGAAGAATCCATCACCAGCCTCCAGCTCACACGCGATCTTGGATGAGAAATTCCAAAGAAAACTGATTGATATCGTGAGAGAGCGAGAGATCAAAAAAGCTCTGATCATAAAGCTAAGGCGGGGCAAGCAAGGCTTTCAGGGACAGTCCACTTCACAAGCACAGCAAGTCATCAAAAGGAACTTGAGATCCAGAACCAAAGGAGCCTACATTTGTACTTATTGTGGGAAAGCTTATCGTTTCCTCTCCCAGTTTAAACAGCACATAAAAATGCACCCTGGAGAAAAGCCAATCGCTGTAAATAAAGTGGCGAAGCAGAAAGAGCACGTCCGCCTTGAAAATCCAGTTGAAAGCAAGGAGGTTTACCAGTGCCGCCTCTGCAGCGCGAAGCTCTCCTCTCTCGTAGAACAGGGGAACCATGAGCGACTCTGCCGAAACGCAACCGTCTGTCCTTACTGTAGCCTTaggtttttttccccagagctgAAGCATGAACATGAAAGCAAGTGCGAGTACAAGAAGCTGACTTGCCTTGAGTGTATGCGTACTTTCAAATCTTCCTTTAGCATCTGGCGTCATCAGGTCGAAGTTCATAATCAGAACACCATGTCGGCCGCCGAAAATTTCCCCCTACCCGTCCTCGACCACAACGGTGAAGTCCCTACCGCTTCAAGGCTACAGTCCCAATCGGAGCCTAATAagatcaatcaccttgccaccccaAAAGAAGACGGGGTATTCAGCGATTCTTCGGAACAGATCAATTTTGATTCAGAGGATTCCTCGTGTCTCCCGGAAGACCTGAGCATCTCCAAGCAATTCAAAATTCAAATCAAAGAGGAACCCGCAGACGACATGGAGGACGACGGGGCCGAAACCAGCGCAGCGCCCAAGGAAGCTGCCCCCAGTAAGGACAGTGGGTTATGGCCCTGTGAAAAATGTGGAAAAATGTTTACCGTTCACAAGCAACTGGAGCGGCACCAAGAGCTCCTGTGCTCCGTGAAACCGTTCATCTGTCACGTGTGTAACAAAGCTTTTCGCACCAACTTTCGTCTCTGGAGCCATTTCCAGTCCCACATGTCTCAGGCTACGGAAGATCCTGGGCAGAAAGAACCCGAG GACATTCAAGACTGCATTTAG